In Astyanax mexicanus isolate ESR-SI-001 chromosome 25, AstMex3_surface, whole genome shotgun sequence, a genomic segment contains:
- the LOC125787880 gene encoding CD209 antigen-like protein D, whose translation MCSRGAVFRLVLTVFSTLESGCDLNDKAAREVWIYLNSSLYYVSTEKKNWTESRNDCRKRGSDLVIINSREEQVFINTLRKDQLVWIGLSDGETEGVWKWVDGSELITGFWYPGEPNSKGDEDCGLYGYGSDPVKNWVDYPCSNQLVWICEKRV comes from the exons ATGTGTTCTCGTGGCGCTGTCTTCAGGTTGGTGCTGACGGTTTTCAGCACCCTGGAGAGCGGCTGCGA TCTGAATG ATAAAGCAGCTAGGGAAGTGTGGATCTACTTAAActccagtctttactacgtctctaCTGAGAAGAAGAACTGGACTGAGAGCAGAAACGACTGCAGAAAGAGAGGATCAGACttggtgatcatcaacagcagagaagaacag GTcttcattaacacattgagaAAAGATCAGCtggtttggattggtctgagtgacggtgaaacagagggggtctggaaatgggtggacggatcagaactgatcactgg gttctggtACCCTGGAGAACCCAACAGTAAGGGAGATGAGGACTGTGGTTTATACGGCTATGGGTCTGATCCTGTGAAGAACTGGGTTGATTATCCCTGTAGCAACCAGTTGGTTTGGATCTGTGAAAAGAGAGTATAA